Proteins from one Nicotiana tabacum cultivar K326 chromosome 23, ASM71507v2, whole genome shotgun sequence genomic window:
- the LOC107821888 gene encoding uncharacterized protein LOC107821888: MDPRFSYVGFTVNPQLNAFKNLGKSVTLGGAGVGGGHCADTTLRLDSIGSSIPSIPSAKGIKRKWSSIGGSADQQIGSSLCLGLGNSSSSSDSKGSSGAACTSMSSARENDEGSSMDLDLDFSLHLGNEKIPSSKKSAHPSSSKLDKGLAVDLELSLSSGAAESDVTTVHLLSTSPQSIMKAPQAIAGAFHTDEVSTATHWKASNIFPPLQTPKEAGSSYFLNQAATQIKQAPVSPDLSSSLITNSKSSVTCTSGLTQQQQQQQRNSSTKQCQFEGCVKGARGASGLCIAHGGGRRCQKLGCHKGAEGRTAFCKAHGGGRRCEFLGCTKSAEGRTDFCIAHGGGRRCSQDGCTRAARGKSGLCIRHGGGKRCQNKGCTKSAEGLSGLCISHGGGRRCQYPQCTKGAQGSTMFCKAHGGGKRCTFEGCNKGAEGSTPFCKGHGGGKRCSFQGGGVCPKSVHGGTLFCVAHGGGKRCAVSECTKSARGRTDFCVRHGGGRRCKVEDCGKSAQGSTDFCKAHGGGKRCSWGQPDSEFGQGDGPCNSFARGKTGLCASHGALVQDKRVHGGATLGAMVLDSAPNQSEKMKGIVNLEDICFDVMKMQSGAMTSAYGSDMEHFGLRQKTSMQVGGSSSSVSEGRVHGGSLMALLASGSGRTSNSSKGAVTASEPGNSFLVSKNWM, translated from the coding sequence ATGGATCCCAGATTCAGCTATGTGGGGTTTACTGTGAACCCTCAGTTAAATGCATTCAAGAATCTGGGCAAATCCGTCACACTTGGTGGAGCTGGAGTTGGAGGTGGTCATTGTGCTGATACCACCTTACGGCTTGATTCCATTGGCTCTTCAATTCCTTCTATCCCTTCCGCAAAAGGAATCAAGCGGAAATGGAGCTCAATTGGTGGATCTGCTGATCAGCAAATTGGTTCATCTTTGTGCCTAGGCTTAGGCAACTCGTCAAGTTCCTCTGATAGTAAGGGGAGCTCAGGCGCTGCGTGCACTTCAATGTCTTCAGCAAGAGAAAATGATGAAGGGTCTTCGATGGACCTGGACTTGGACTTCAGTCTCCATCTTGGTAATGAGAAGATCCCGAGCTCAAAAAAGTCTGCTCACCCCAGTTCAAGTAAACTTGACAAAGGGCTTGCAGTTGATCTGGAACTAAGTCTTTCTAGTGGTGCTGCTGAATCTGATGTTACTACTGTTCATTTGCTCTCCACCTCACCACAAAGTATCATGAAGGCGCCACAGGCTATAGCTGGAGCTTTTCACACTGATGAAGTATCAACAGCTACACATTGGAAGGCCAGCAACATTTTCCCTCCATTACAAACTCCAAAGGAAGCTGGTTCTAGTTACTTCTTGAACCAGGCTGCAACACAAATCAAGCAAGCTCCAGTCTCTCCTGATCTCTCGTCAAGTTTAATCACAAATTCAAAAAGCTCAGTCACCTGTACTTCCGGGTTAacacaacagcagcagcagcaacaacgtAACAGTAGTACCAAACAGTGTCAGTTCGAGGGATGCGTAAAAGGAGCAAGAGGTGCTTCTGGCCTTTGCATTGCTCATGGTGGGGGCCGTAGGTGTCAGAAACTTGGCTGCCACAAGGGAGCTGAGGGCCGGACTGCATTTTGCAAAGCCCACGGGGGTGGTCGTCGGTGTGAGTTCCTAGGTTGCACCAAGAGTGCGGAAGGACGCACTGACTTTTGCATTGCTCATGGGGGTGGACGCCGTTGCAGTCAAGATGGGTGCACTCGTGCTGCCAGAGGGAAGTCTGGATTATGCATTCGACATGGCGGTGGCAAGAGATGCCAGAACAAGGGCTGCACCAAAAGCGCAGAAGGTCTCTCTGGCCTCTGCATTTCACATGGAGGTGGCCGGCGCTGTCAGTACCCCCAGTGCACTAAAGGAGCGCAAGGAAGCACCATGTTCTGCAAGGCACATGGTGGTGGTAAACGTTGCACCTTTGAAGGGTGCAACAAGGGCGCAGAGGGGAGCACGCCTTTTTGTAAGGGTCATGGTGGTGGGAAAAGATGTTCATTCCAAGGAGGTGGGGTCTGCCCGAAGAGTGTTCATGGGGGGACACTCTTCTGCGTGGCGCATGGTGGTGGCAAGAGATGTGCCGTGTCAGAGTGTACCAAGAGTGCAAGGGGAAGAACTGATTTTTGTGTACGTCATGGTGGTGGAAGAAGATGCAAAGTTGAAGACTGTGGAAAAAGTGCTCAGGGAAGCACTGATTTCTGCAAGGCCCACGGCGGAGGGAAGAGATGCTCTTGGGGTCAGCCCGATTCTGAATTTGGCCAAGGTGACGGTCCTTGCAACTCATTTGCTAGAGGGAAGACTGGACTTTGTGCATCTCATGGTGCTCTCGTGCAAGACAAACGTGTTCATGGTGGTGCCACTTTAGGGGCTATGGTCCTGGATTCAGCGCCAAACCAGTCCGAGAAGATGAAGGGTATTGTCAACCTAGAAGACATCTGTTTTGATGTCATGAAAATGCAGAGTGGTGCTATGACGTCTGCCTATGGTTCTGATATGGAACATTTTGGATTAAGGCAAAAAACTAGTATGCAAGTTGGAGGTAGCTCATCGTCAGTTTCTGAAGGAAGGGTGCATGGAGGAAGTTTGATGGCATTGCTGGCAAGTGGTTCTGGCCGTACCTCAAACAGCAGCAAGGGAGCAGTTACTGCATCTGAGCCCGGGAATTCTTTCCTAGTTTCCAAGAACTGGATGTAA
- the LOC107821889 gene encoding protein STRICTOSIDINE SYNTHASE-LIKE 13-like, protein MEKKIQRPYLFLFSVAFAFLVTDPFGLSPVGENDFRPVKNDIAPYEQVIESWHGDKKSRLSLGNLEFVNEIYGPESLEFDISGRGPYAGLADGRIVRWLGEDIGWETFALVTHNWSEKLCAKGKDSTTSKQWKVEPKCGRPLGLRFNKQSGDLYIADAYYGLLVVGPEGGVATSLATHVEGKPILFANDLDIHTNGSIFFTDTSKKYNRVNHFLIMLEGEDTGRILRYDIATRSTHVVLDGLAFPNGVQLSKDQSFLLFTETTNCRLMKLWLEGGKAGSVEVIANLPGFPDNVRANEKGEFWVAIDCCRTRSQEILIHNPWMRSIYFRLPVQMRYLARLMGMRMYTVISLFNENGEIIDVLEDKKGVVMKLVSEVRENNGKLWIGTVAHNHIATLPYP, encoded by the exons ATGGAGAAGAAGATCCAACGTCCTTACTTGTTTCTTTTTTCAGTAGCCTTTGCTTTCCTTGTTACAGATCCATTCGGTTTAAGTCCAGTCGGGGAAAATGACTTTAGGCCAGTGAAGAATGACATTGCACCATATGAACAAGTCATAGAAAGTTGGCATGGAGACAAAAAGAGCCGGTTAAGCCTCGGGAATTTGGAGTTTGTTAATGAAATCTATGGTCCTGAATCACTAGAATTTGATATTTCAGGCCGTGGTCCATATGCCGGACTAGCTGATGGACGCATTGTAAGGTGGCTCGGAGAAGATATTGGCTGGGAAACATTTGCACTTGTCACTCATAACTG GTCGGAGAAGCTGTGTGCAAAAGGGAAAGATTCAACGACGTCTAAACAATGGAAAGTCGAGCCAAAATGTGGGAGGCCGCTTGGCCTAAGGTTTAACAAACAGAGCGGCGATTTGTACATAGCAGATGCTTACTATGGACTCCTGGTTGTTGGTCCAGAAGGAGGCGTGGCGACGTCTTTGGCTACACATGTCGAAGGGAAGCCCATACTCTTTGCCAATGACCTTGATATCCATACAAATGGCTCCATCTTCTTCACTGACACTAGCAAGAAATACAACAGAGT GaaccattttcttataatgtTAGAAGGAGAAGACACTGGTAGGATTCTTAGGTATGATATTGCTACAAGAAGTACTCATGTTGTTTTGGATGGATTGGCTTTTCCTAATGGGGTACAATTATCAAAGGATCaatcttttcttctcttcacTGAAACAACCAATTGCCG gCTAATGAAATTGTGGCTAGAGGGTGGAAAAGCAGGCAGTGTTGAGGTTATCGCAAATTTACCAGGATTTCCAGACAATGTAAGGGCGAACGAGAAAGGTGAGTTTTGGGTGGCAATTGATTGTTGTCGAACAAGATCACAAGAAATTCTCATTCATAATCCATGGATGAGAAGCATATATTTTAGATTGCCAGTTCAAATGCGTTACTTAGCAAGATTGATGGGAATGAGAATGTACACTGTTATCTCACTCTTCAATGAAAATGGAGAAATTATTGATGTTCTTGAAGATAAGAAAGGTGTAGTTATGAAGTTGGTAAGTGAAGTTAGAGAAAACAATGGCAAGCTATGGATTGGAACTGTTGCTCATAACCATATTGCTACACTTCCTTACCCCTAA